One Capricornis sumatraensis isolate serow.1 chromosome 8, serow.2, whole genome shotgun sequence genomic region harbors:
- the HIC1 gene encoding hypermethylated in cancer 1 protein isoform X1, which produces MTFPEADIFLKSGECAGQTMLDTMEAPGHSRQLLLQLNNQRTKGFLCDVIIVVQNALFRAHKNVLAASSAYLKSLVVHDNLLNLDHDMVSPAVFRLVLDFIYTGRLADGAEAAAAAAVAPGAEPSLGAVLAAASYLQIPDLVALCKKRLKRHGKYCHLRGGGGGGGGYAPYGRPGRGLRAATPVIQACYSSPAGPPPPPTAEPPSGPEAAVNTHCAELYATGPGPAASLCAPERRCSPLCGLDLSKKSPPGSAPPERPPGERELPPRPDSPPSAGPAAYKEPPLTLPPLPPLPFQKLEEAGPPPDPFRGGGGSPGSEPPGRPDGPSLLYRWMKHEPGLGSYGDELGRERGSPSERCEERGGDPAASPGGPPLGLAPPPRYAGSLDGPGAGGDGDDYKSSSEETGSSEDPSPPGGHLEGYPCPHLAYGEPESFGDNLYVCIPCGKGFPSSEQLNAHVEAHVEEEEALYGRAEAAEVAAGAAGLGPPFGGGGDKVAGAPGGLGELLRPYRCASCDKSYKDPATLRQHEKTHWLTRPYPCTICGKKFTQRGTMTRHMRSHLGLKPFACDACGMRFTRQYRLTEHMRIHSGEKPYECQVCGGKFAQQRNLISHMKMHAVGGAAGAAGALAGLGGLPGVPGPDGKGKLDFPEGVFAVARLTAEQLSLKQQDKAAAAELLAQTTHFLHDPKVALESLYPLAKFTAELGLSPDKAAEVLSQGAHLAAGPDGRTIDRFSPT; this is translated from the exons ATGACTTTTCCTGAAGCGGACATTTTCCTCAAATCGG GAGAGTGTGCTGGGCAGACGATGCTGGACACGATGGAGGCGCCCGGCCACtccaggcagctgctgctgcagctcaACAACCAGCGCACCAAGGGCTTCTTGTGCGACGTGATCATCGTGGTGCAGAACGCCCTCTTCCGCGCGCACAAGAACGTGCTGGCGGCCAGCAGCGCCTACCTCAAGTCCCTGGTGGTGCACGACAACCTGCTCAACCTGGACCATGACATGGTGAGCCCGGCCGTGTTCCGCCTGGTGCTGGACTTCATCTACACCGGCCGCCTGGCGGATGGCGCGGAGGCTGCGGCGGCGGCCGCCGTGGCCCCGGGGGCCGAGCCGAGCCTGGGCGCCGTGCTGGCCGCCGCCAGCTACCTGCAGATCCCCGACCTCGTGGCGCTGTGCAAGAAACGCCTCAAGCGCCACGGCAAGTACTGCCACctgcggggcggcggcggcggtggcggcggctaCGCACCCTACGGGAGGCCGGGCCGGGGCCTGCGGGCCGCCACGCCCGTCATCCAGGCCTGCTACTCCTCCCCGGCCGGGCCTCCGCCGCCACCCACCGCGGAGCCGCCGTCGGGCCCCGAGGCCGCTGTGAACACGCACTGCGCCGAGCTGTACGCCACGGGCCCCGGCCCAGCCGCCTCGCTCTGCGCCCCGGAGCGCCGCTGCTCCCCTCTCTGCGGCCTGGACCTGTCAAAGAAAAGCCCGCCGGGCTCCGCGCCTCCCGAGCGACCGCCGGGGGAGCGAGAGCTGCCCCCACGCCCAGACAGCCCTCCCAGCGCCGGCCCCGCCGCCTACAAGGAGCCACCGCTCACCCTGCCACCGCTGCCGCCGCTGCCCTtccagaagctggaggaggccGGACCGCCTCCGGATCCGTTCCGAGGTGGCGGCGGCAGCCCGGGATCCGAGCCCCCCGGCCGCCCCGACgggcccagcctcctctatcgctggatgaagcacgagccaGGCCTGGGCAGCTACGGCGACGAGCTGGGCCGCGAGCGCGGCTCCCCCAGCGAACGCTGCGAGGAGCGCGGCGGGGACCCGGCCGCCTCGCCCGGGGGCCCTCCGCTTGGCCTGGCGCCGCCGCCGCGCTACGCGGGCAGCTTGGACGGGCCTGGCGCGGGCGGCGACGGCGACGACTACAAGAGCAGCAGCGAGGAGACGGGCAGCAGCGAGGACCCCAGCCCGCCCGGCGGCCACCTCGAGGGCTACCCGTGCCCGCACCTGGCCTACGGCGAGCCCGAGAGCTTCGGCGACAACCTGTACGTGTGCATCCCGTGCGGAAAGGGCTTCCCCAGCTCGGAGCAGCTGAACGCGCACGTGGAGGCGcacgtggaggaggaggaggcgctGTACGGCCGGGCCGAGGCGGCGGAGGTGGCCGCAGGGGCCGCCGGCCTCGGGCCCCCTTTTGGAGGCGGTGGGGACAAGGTGGCCGGGGCCCCAGGGGGCCTGGGCGAGCTGCTGCGGCCGTACCGCTGCGCGTCGTGCGACAAGAGCTACAAGGACCCGGCCACGCTGCGGCAGCACGAGAAGACGCACTGGCTGACGCGGCCCTACCCCTGCACCATCTGCGGGAAGAAGTTCACGCAGCGCGGGACCATGACGCGTCACATGCGCAGCCACCTGGGCCTCAAGCCCTTCGCGTGCGACGCGTGCGGCATGCGCTTCACACGCCAGTACCGCCTCACAGAGCACATGCGCATCCACTCGGGCGAGAAGCCCTACGAGTGCCAGGTGTGCGGGGGCAAGTTCGCCCAGCAGCGCAACCTCATCAGTCACATGAAGATGCACGCTGTGGGCGGCGCGGCCGGCGCGGCCGGGGCGCTGGCGGGGCTGGGGGGGCTCCCCGGCGTCCCGGGCCCCGACGGCAAGGGCAAGCTCGATTTCCCCGAGGGCGTCTTTGCAGTGGCGCGCCTCACGGCAGAACAGCTCAGCCTGAAGCAGCAGGACAAGGCGGCTGCGGCCGAGCTGCTGGCTCAGACCACGCACTTCCTGCACGACCCCAAGGTGGCGCTCGAGAGCCTCTACCCGCTGGCCAAGTTCACCGCGGAGCTGGGCCTCAGCCCCGACAAGGCGGCCGAGGTGCTGAGCCAGGGCGCACACCTGGCCGCCGGCCCCGACGGCCGGACCATCGACCGTTTCTCTCCCACCTAG
- the HIC1 gene encoding hypermethylated in cancer 1 protein isoform X2, with the protein MLDTMEAPGHSRQLLLQLNNQRTKGFLCDVIIVVQNALFRAHKNVLAASSAYLKSLVVHDNLLNLDHDMVSPAVFRLVLDFIYTGRLADGAEAAAAAAVAPGAEPSLGAVLAAASYLQIPDLVALCKKRLKRHGKYCHLRGGGGGGGGYAPYGRPGRGLRAATPVIQACYSSPAGPPPPPTAEPPSGPEAAVNTHCAELYATGPGPAASLCAPERRCSPLCGLDLSKKSPPGSAPPERPPGERELPPRPDSPPSAGPAAYKEPPLTLPPLPPLPFQKLEEAGPPPDPFRGGGGSPGSEPPGRPDGPSLLYRWMKHEPGLGSYGDELGRERGSPSERCEERGGDPAASPGGPPLGLAPPPRYAGSLDGPGAGGDGDDYKSSSEETGSSEDPSPPGGHLEGYPCPHLAYGEPESFGDNLYVCIPCGKGFPSSEQLNAHVEAHVEEEEALYGRAEAAEVAAGAAGLGPPFGGGGDKVAGAPGGLGELLRPYRCASCDKSYKDPATLRQHEKTHWLTRPYPCTICGKKFTQRGTMTRHMRSHLGLKPFACDACGMRFTRQYRLTEHMRIHSGEKPYECQVCGGKFAQQRNLISHMKMHAVGGAAGAAGALAGLGGLPGVPGPDGKGKLDFPEGVFAVARLTAEQLSLKQQDKAAAAELLAQTTHFLHDPKVALESLYPLAKFTAELGLSPDKAAEVLSQGAHLAAGPDGRTIDRFSPT; encoded by the coding sequence ATGCTGGACACGATGGAGGCGCCCGGCCACtccaggcagctgctgctgcagctcaACAACCAGCGCACCAAGGGCTTCTTGTGCGACGTGATCATCGTGGTGCAGAACGCCCTCTTCCGCGCGCACAAGAACGTGCTGGCGGCCAGCAGCGCCTACCTCAAGTCCCTGGTGGTGCACGACAACCTGCTCAACCTGGACCATGACATGGTGAGCCCGGCCGTGTTCCGCCTGGTGCTGGACTTCATCTACACCGGCCGCCTGGCGGATGGCGCGGAGGCTGCGGCGGCGGCCGCCGTGGCCCCGGGGGCCGAGCCGAGCCTGGGCGCCGTGCTGGCCGCCGCCAGCTACCTGCAGATCCCCGACCTCGTGGCGCTGTGCAAGAAACGCCTCAAGCGCCACGGCAAGTACTGCCACctgcggggcggcggcggcggtggcggcggctaCGCACCCTACGGGAGGCCGGGCCGGGGCCTGCGGGCCGCCACGCCCGTCATCCAGGCCTGCTACTCCTCCCCGGCCGGGCCTCCGCCGCCACCCACCGCGGAGCCGCCGTCGGGCCCCGAGGCCGCTGTGAACACGCACTGCGCCGAGCTGTACGCCACGGGCCCCGGCCCAGCCGCCTCGCTCTGCGCCCCGGAGCGCCGCTGCTCCCCTCTCTGCGGCCTGGACCTGTCAAAGAAAAGCCCGCCGGGCTCCGCGCCTCCCGAGCGACCGCCGGGGGAGCGAGAGCTGCCCCCACGCCCAGACAGCCCTCCCAGCGCCGGCCCCGCCGCCTACAAGGAGCCACCGCTCACCCTGCCACCGCTGCCGCCGCTGCCCTtccagaagctggaggaggccGGACCGCCTCCGGATCCGTTCCGAGGTGGCGGCGGCAGCCCGGGATCCGAGCCCCCCGGCCGCCCCGACgggcccagcctcctctatcgctggatgaagcacgagccaGGCCTGGGCAGCTACGGCGACGAGCTGGGCCGCGAGCGCGGCTCCCCCAGCGAACGCTGCGAGGAGCGCGGCGGGGACCCGGCCGCCTCGCCCGGGGGCCCTCCGCTTGGCCTGGCGCCGCCGCCGCGCTACGCGGGCAGCTTGGACGGGCCTGGCGCGGGCGGCGACGGCGACGACTACAAGAGCAGCAGCGAGGAGACGGGCAGCAGCGAGGACCCCAGCCCGCCCGGCGGCCACCTCGAGGGCTACCCGTGCCCGCACCTGGCCTACGGCGAGCCCGAGAGCTTCGGCGACAACCTGTACGTGTGCATCCCGTGCGGAAAGGGCTTCCCCAGCTCGGAGCAGCTGAACGCGCACGTGGAGGCGcacgtggaggaggaggaggcgctGTACGGCCGGGCCGAGGCGGCGGAGGTGGCCGCAGGGGCCGCCGGCCTCGGGCCCCCTTTTGGAGGCGGTGGGGACAAGGTGGCCGGGGCCCCAGGGGGCCTGGGCGAGCTGCTGCGGCCGTACCGCTGCGCGTCGTGCGACAAGAGCTACAAGGACCCGGCCACGCTGCGGCAGCACGAGAAGACGCACTGGCTGACGCGGCCCTACCCCTGCACCATCTGCGGGAAGAAGTTCACGCAGCGCGGGACCATGACGCGTCACATGCGCAGCCACCTGGGCCTCAAGCCCTTCGCGTGCGACGCGTGCGGCATGCGCTTCACACGCCAGTACCGCCTCACAGAGCACATGCGCATCCACTCGGGCGAGAAGCCCTACGAGTGCCAGGTGTGCGGGGGCAAGTTCGCCCAGCAGCGCAACCTCATCAGTCACATGAAGATGCACGCTGTGGGCGGCGCGGCCGGCGCGGCCGGGGCGCTGGCGGGGCTGGGGGGGCTCCCCGGCGTCCCGGGCCCCGACGGCAAGGGCAAGCTCGATTTCCCCGAGGGCGTCTTTGCAGTGGCGCGCCTCACGGCAGAACAGCTCAGCCTGAAGCAGCAGGACAAGGCGGCTGCGGCCGAGCTGCTGGCTCAGACCACGCACTTCCTGCACGACCCCAAGGTGGCGCTCGAGAGCCTCTACCCGCTGGCCAAGTTCACCGCGGAGCTGGGCCTCAGCCCCGACAAGGCGGCCGAGGTGCTGAGCCAGGGCGCACACCTGGCCGCCGGCCCCGACGGCCGGACCATCGACCGTTTCTCTCCCACCTAG